The Nitrosospira lacus genome window below encodes:
- a CDS encoding terminase large subunit domain-containing protein, which translates to MTGIHSTLLANDAARGDAPPPVLLGYQQKWVADDSPLKIAEKSRRVGLTWAEASDDVLIAAAEGGTNVFYIGPTQDMALEYIEACAMWARAYDYAAGQIEEGIFQDGDKEIKTYKIDFPSSGRRIVALSSRPTNLRGKQGVIVIDEAAFHPDLKALLKAAMAMLLWGDKVRIISTHDGTDNAFNELIQEIRAGRRKGAVHRITFREAIEQGLYRRVCLRRGIDWTAAGETAWVEDAYAYYGDDAAEELDVVPSQGGGAFLTMSLIEKRMSPDTALVRGAWKQEFGHLPDNERWMEVDAWCAENLLPHLLQLDAARYHGFGEDFGRVADLTVLTFLEEGSDLINRVRLMVELSNCPFRQQEQILFYIVDKLPRFRSGVLDATGNGAYLAERAAQRYGASRIEQLRLSEGFYIEHMPRFKAALQDATLDRLPKDSQIRDDLRALRVIDGVARLPNVKTQKGDGKRLQRHGDAAISLFLANYAMKREVVPMEFQSLGRARESAQLSDYIEA; encoded by the coding sequence GTGACGGGCATTCACTCAACGCTGCTGGCCAATGACGCGGCGCGCGGAGATGCCCCGCCTCCCGTTCTTCTGGGCTACCAGCAGAAATGGGTAGCAGACGATTCGCCGCTAAAAATCGCTGAGAAAAGCCGTCGCGTAGGTCTGACCTGGGCAGAGGCATCTGACGACGTCTTGATCGCGGCGGCAGAGGGCGGAACCAATGTGTTCTACATCGGCCCTACTCAGGATATGGCGCTGGAATACATCGAGGCATGCGCCATGTGGGCGCGGGCATATGATTACGCGGCAGGCCAGATCGAGGAGGGAATCTTCCAGGATGGCGACAAGGAAATCAAAACATACAAAATTGATTTCCCCTCATCCGGACGGCGCATTGTCGCCCTTAGTTCGCGCCCGACCAATCTTCGTGGTAAGCAGGGTGTCATCGTTATCGATGAGGCCGCCTTTCACCCGGACCTGAAAGCGCTTCTGAAGGCGGCAATGGCCATGCTGCTATGGGGCGATAAGGTACGTATCATTTCCACCCACGACGGCACGGACAATGCCTTCAATGAATTGATTCAGGAGATCCGCGCTGGCCGACGCAAAGGAGCTGTGCACCGCATCACATTCCGCGAGGCGATCGAGCAAGGGCTATATCGGCGTGTCTGCCTGCGCCGTGGCATAGACTGGACGGCGGCGGGCGAGACGGCCTGGGTGGAAGATGCTTATGCGTACTATGGCGATGATGCGGCCGAGGAGCTGGACGTTGTGCCCAGTCAAGGTGGCGGCGCCTTCCTGACCATGTCACTGATCGAGAAACGCATGTCGCCGGATACAGCCCTGGTACGCGGTGCCTGGAAACAGGAATTCGGACATCTGCCGGACAATGAGCGCTGGATGGAAGTAGACGCCTGGTGTGCGGAGAATCTGTTGCCGCACTTGCTGCAGCTCGACGCCGCACGCTACCACGGTTTCGGTGAAGACTTCGGGCGCGTGGCCGATTTAACCGTGCTCACCTTCCTGGAAGAGGGCTCTGATTTGATCAACCGCGTGAGGTTGATGGTCGAACTGTCGAACTGCCCCTTTCGCCAGCAAGAGCAGATTCTGTTTTACATCGTTGACAAGCTGCCGCGTTTTCGGTCGGGTGTGCTCGATGCCACCGGCAACGGGGCGTATCTGGCCGAGCGCGCTGCGCAGCGTTACGGCGCATCCCGCATCGAGCAGTTACGGCTCAGCGAGGGTTTCTACATCGAACATATGCCACGCTTCAAGGCCGCGCTGCAGGACGCCACGCTGGACCGGCTACCCAAGGATTCGCAGATCCGCGATGATTTGCGCGCCCTGCGCGTGATTGACGGCGTGGCCAGGCTACCGAATGTCAAAACACAGAAGGGGGATGGTAAGCGCCTGCAGCGCCACGGCGATGCTGCCATTTCTCTGTTCCTGGCGAACTATGCGATGAAACGCGAAGTTGTTCCAATGGAATTCCAATCACTTGGCCGGGCGCGCGAATCCGCTCAGCTCTCAGATTACATCGAGGCATAA
- a CDS encoding DUF935 domain-containing protein yields the protein MAQPSKKELTQEIATIERDVTRFAFGGVLENLDDTLKTRGGGKGLKIYDDLERDCHAYAVLQKRKLAVIARPWEVLPASDSPLDQRAAELVRSQLAAMSFDKVCAALLDATLKGFAVGEVMWVAQGAELVATEMRPRDQRRFAFNEQSELRMLTRQSTMLGEAVPDRKFIIHQFGAKDGSPYGLGLGHKLFWPVFFKRKDIGFWLIFADKFGSPTALGKYSTGATLPEQNKLLAALSAIAQDSGIIIPEGMVIELLEAARSGSVDAYEKLARYMDEQISECVLGETMSTTAASTGLGSNQAGVHNEVRIELAKADADLLSDTLNATLVRWIVDFNLPGAGYPTVWRLFDEGSGSDINTFTIGLQRLVNMGVQVPTRWVREQFLIPAPTADESILEPRAIPGEGGGASPAFAEADGSTEGSDPTPVTTMAEQLAMNAASPWETILSAVRKKVDGAQSLEALRDDLLAAFGELSVDQLTAVMETAFAAADLAGRFGVEQEALTKK from the coding sequence ATGGCTCAGCCATCAAAAAAAGAACTGACGCAAGAGATCGCCACCATCGAGCGCGACGTTACCCGCTTCGCCTTCGGTGGCGTGTTGGAAAATCTGGATGACACCCTCAAAACCCGTGGCGGTGGCAAGGGCCTGAAAATCTATGATGATCTGGAGCGCGACTGTCACGCTTACGCAGTACTGCAAAAACGCAAGCTCGCGGTGATTGCGCGCCCCTGGGAAGTGCTGCCCGCCTCGGATAGCCCGTTGGATCAGCGTGCAGCCGAATTGGTGCGGAGTCAGCTTGCTGCAATGTCGTTTGACAAAGTATGCGCGGCGCTCCTGGATGCCACGCTCAAGGGCTTCGCCGTCGGCGAGGTGATGTGGGTAGCCCAGGGCGCGGAACTCGTTGCCACCGAAATGCGTCCCCGCGATCAGCGCCGGTTCGCGTTCAATGAACAATCGGAACTGCGGATGCTTACGCGCCAATCCACTATGTTGGGTGAGGCCGTGCCCGACAGAAAGTTCATCATTCACCAGTTCGGCGCCAAGGATGGCAGCCCCTACGGCCTCGGCCTGGGGCACAAGCTTTTCTGGCCGGTCTTTTTCAAGCGCAAGGATATTGGTTTCTGGCTGATCTTTGCCGATAAGTTCGGCAGCCCGACGGCACTCGGCAAATACTCGACCGGCGCTACCTTGCCCGAACAGAACAAGCTGCTCGCCGCACTCAGCGCGATCGCTCAGGACTCAGGCATCATCATACCCGAGGGCATGGTTATCGAGCTGCTCGAAGCCGCCCGTTCCGGCTCCGTCGATGCCTACGAGAAGCTCGCTCGGTATATGGATGAGCAGATCTCGGAATGCGTACTGGGCGAGACCATGTCCACCACGGCCGCCAGCACCGGGCTGGGCAGCAATCAGGCCGGGGTGCACAACGAGGTGCGCATCGAGCTGGCCAAGGCCGATGCGGATCTACTCAGCGACACATTGAATGCTACGCTGGTACGCTGGATAGTCGATTTCAATTTGCCCGGTGCCGGTTACCCGACAGTATGGCGACTGTTCGACGAAGGTTCCGGCAGCGATATCAATACTTTCACTATCGGGTTGCAGCGATTGGTCAATATGGGCGTGCAGGTTCCGACTCGATGGGTGCGCGAGCAGTTCCTGATCCCGGCGCCCACCGCTGATGAAAGCATACTCGAACCGAGAGCCATTCCGGGTGAAGGCGGCGGGGCCTCACCCGCATTTGCCGAAGCTGACGGGTCGACAGAAGGCTCAGATCCCACTCCGGTCACCACGATGGCCGAGCAGCTTGCCATGAACGCGGCATCTCCCTGGGAAACAATTCTCTCGGCGGTGCGGAAAAAAGTTGATGGCGCGCAAAGTCTGGAAGCACTGCGCGACGATCTGCTTGCGGCATTCGGTGAGCTGTCGGTCGACCAGCTGACCGCCGTGATGGAAACCGCGTTTGCAGCGGCGGATCTGGCGGGAAGGTTCGGAGTTGAACAAGAGGCGCTCACTAAGAAATGA